The DNA segment TATTAGAATGGTTAAGTTATTATCTATAGGTAACATACCACATTTTCAAAATGTTAATCAATATATTGTACTCATTTTAAAGTTCCCTACCCATATATTGTGTTTCGATCAACTTAGAACGATTTTGTCAATCTAATAATACTGCAAAAATAAAAGAAAAATCTAGATAATAAGAGAAAGTTCCCGATTTTTTATAACTCATTAACTTTTTTATCTGTTGCATCATCAATCATGTATAAAATGCCTAAACAATGGCTTTGAATCCGATAACAAAATCAATACATTTTTCATTTTCATCTTAAGTGCTATAAAAATACTTTGAAAACCTCCGCATTCCCTCATATAATAGATAGGGGAAGAGGGGGTATGTAGAGAATGGAACTATGGATTTTATTAGGTGCCGTTGCGTTTTTAATTGCATTCGGCGTGTTCCGATTTATGAAGGCAAACAAAGTACTGACTACATTAACAGAGGATGAATTCCGTCAAGGATATAGAAAGGCACAATTGATTGATATACGTGAACCTAAGGAATTCGATGGCGGTCATATTTTAGGCGCACGAAATATTCCTTTATCACAATTAAGAAATCGGCTTGTTGAAATTCGTAAAGACAAGCCTGTGTATCTTTATTGTCAAAATGGATCACGTTCCTCGAGAGCTGCGCTTATGTTGAATAAAAAAGGGTACACAGATCTTAATCAATTAAAAGGCGGCTTTAAAAAATGGACAGGCAAAATCAAGGTGAAAAAATAAGAAAAGACGCTGCTTAAAGGCAGCGTCTTTTCTCTATCTATAGGACTGCCTTAGGTCCCAACTGTCACAAGATGAAGTTCTTCAAGGCGCTTACGCTTTCCTCATTAATTTTCTTTGATATAACGTAAGATCGGTTTTCTTGCTGCTGTTGTTTCGTCCATACGACTGACAATCGTTGTATGAGGGGCCTCCTGAACCTTCTCAGGGTCCTCCTCAGCCTCACGCGAAATCTGAATCATCGCATCAACGAATGCATCAAGCGTCTCTTTTGATTCGGTTTCTGTTGGTTCAACCATGAGAGCTTCTTCTACGTTTATTGGGAAGTAGATGGTTGGTGGATGATACCCAAAGTCAAGCAATCGTTTAGCAATATCAAGTGTACGGACCCCAAGTTTTTTCTGTCGTTTACCTGACAACACAAATTCATGTTTGCAATGCTGATCAAATGGTACTTCGTATTCTTCTTGAAGTCTGCGCATCATATAATTTGCATTTAGCACTGCATATTCACTTACTTTCCTTAAACCTTCAGCCCCCATTGTACGGATATACGTGTAAGCACGTACGTTGATACCGAAGTTTCCATAATAAGGCTTCACTCGTCCAATTGATTGTGGCCGTTCCCCATCAAATACAAACAAGTCATCCCGTTTTGTTAAGATCGGTTTAGGTAGGAAGGGTTCAAACTCTGCCGTTACGCCAACTGGGCCTGATCCCGGTCCTCCCCCGCCGTGAGGACCAGTAAATGTTTTATGAAGATTAAGGTGAACGACATCAAAGCCCATATCTCCCGGACGAGCGTAGCTCATAATAGCATTTAGATTCGCTCCATCATAGTACAGTTTCCCGCCTGCTTCATGAATGATCGCCGCCATATCCTCAATGTCTTCTTCAAATAAGCCAAGTGTATTTGGGTTAGTAAGCATAAGAGCCGCAGTTTTTTCATCGACTACTCGCTTCAAGTCGTCTAGGTCAACGAGGCCTCGTTCATTCGTTTTAACTGTAACAGCTTCAAACCCAGCTACTGTTGCTGAAGCCGGGTTGGTCCCGTGAGCGGAATCCGGCACAATGACCTTAGTTCGTTGATAATCGCCATTTCCTTCATGAAATGCGCGGATCATCATTAACCCGGTCCATTCCCCATGTGCACCTGCAGCTGGCTGAAGGGTTACTGTATCCATTCCAGTAATCTCTGCCAATGTTGTTTGCAAATCATACAATAGGCCAAGAGCTCCCTGAACAGTCTCAGGTGCTTGGTATGGATGAATGTGGCTGAAGCCAGCTAATCTAGCAACATCTTCATTCATTTTTGGATTATATTTCATCGTACATGAACCAAGTGGATAAAACCCAGAATCGACCCCGTGATTTCGCTTAGATAACGCTGTGTAGTGACGCATAATCTGTAATTCACTTACCTCGGGTAGATCGGGTTCATTTCTTCTAATGTATGTCTCCCCTAACTGCTCATCCACATCCGTTTCAGGCACATCTAACTCAGGTAAACTGAAGCCTGTACGACTCTCTTGACTCAATTCAAATATTAGTGGAAAGTCTTGATTAGCCATGAATATCCCCCAATTCTTTAACGAAAAGATCGATTTCTTCCTTCGTACGAATTTCTGTAATCGCAACAAGCATGTGCCCCGCAAGGTCGTTGAAATTTCCTCCAAGGTCGTAGCCGCCAATGAATCCTTTTTGTAAAAGCTTTTTATTAACATCTTCAAGTTGATCACCAATGTTTACGACAAGCTCGTTAAAGAAGGCTCCTTGGTAAGCAATGGAAAACCCAGCAGACTCTAGCTGTTGCTTCATGTACGCTGCCTTTTGCATGTTCATCCAGGCCATTTTTCTTAACCCTTGTTTACCAAGGGATGACATAGCTACTGAGGAAGCTAACGCATTTAACGCCTGGTTTGAACAGATATTTGAGGTCGCTTTGTCACGACGAATGTGCTGTTCACGTGCTTGCAGGGTTAGAACAAATCCTCTTTTGCCCTCTTCATCCTTGGTTTGACCAACTAAACGCCCTGGTACTTTACGCATAAGTTTTTTTGTTGTTGCAAAATAACCACAATGTGGTCCCCCGTATTGGGCGGGGATTCCAAATACTTGAGCGTCCCCGACAACGATATCTGCCCCGAATTCACCTGGTGGCGTGAGATATCCTAGTGATAATGGGTTGCTTGAAGTGATCAGCATTGCTTTCTTTTGCGTATCAACAATAGATCGCACCTGCTGAAGTGGTTCTACTTGTCCGAAAAAGTTAGGGTATTGTACGACCACACTAGCTGTATCCTCATCCAACTCTTTTTCTAACTGATCTAGATCCGTTACACCATCTTTATGATCGATTTCAACAACTTCTACTCCAGGTCCTTTGACGTATGAATGAATAACTGCCATCGACTCCGGATGGATAGCTTTTGAGACAAGCACTTTCTTCTTTTTCGTTTGTCCAGCTGAAAGATTAACCGCTTCAGCAAGAGCCGTCCCCCCGTCATACATGGATGAGTTAGCGACATCCATTCCTGTAAGCTCACAAATCATTGTTTGAAATTCAAATATAGCCTGAAGTTCCCCCTGGGAGATCTCTGGCTGATAAGGCGTATAGGCCGTATAAAATTCAGATCTTGAAATGACATGATCGACTATAGAAGGAATATAATGATCGTACACTCCAGCCCCTAGAAAAGAGGTATGTGATTTCAGATTAACATTTTGCCCAGCAAGCTGTGTGAGTTCCTTCATAAGTGCAAATTCATTTTTGGGATCTTTTATATTTAGATCACCTTTATAGCGTACATTTTCAGGTATATCTGCAAACAGCTCGTCTGTTGACTTGACTCCAACTGTTTCCATCATCTGTTGCTTATCGCGTTCAGTCATCGGTAAATAACGGAATTCCATAACTCTTCCCCCTCATTCTTTATCGTTTATAAAAAGGTGTTTTGACAACCTTTGCTTGTAATTTTCGTTTGCGTACTGCAACCGTAACTTCTGTTCCTTCATCTGTGTATTCACTATCCAACAGAGCAAGACCGACATTCTTTCCAAGTGTCGGAGATTGTGTGCCTGTCGTGACAAATCCAATCGACTTCCCCCGTCTAATACCTCATAATGGGTGCGCGGAATGCCTTTATCGATCATTTCAATACCAACTAGCTTACGTGCTGGCCCTTCTTGCTTTTGCTTTTTCAGTACTTCTTTACCAATAAAGTCTGCATCCTTCTTCACTCGTACAGCAAAGGAAAGCCCCGCTTCAATTGGCGTAATTTCAGGACTGAGTTCTTGTCCGTATAATGCCAAGTTAGCCTCAAAACGCAGTGTATCGCGGGCTCCAAGCCCAATTGGCTGCACATTAAAAGTTTCGCCTTCGGATAAAATTGCCTGCCATAAGGCCGGACCTGATGCAGCAGGAAGATAAATTTCAAAGCCGTCTTCACCTGTATAGCCAGTGCGTGAAACGATTGCTTTATCCTTTACATCCTTGAACGAAACATCTTGCAAGAAACGGAAAAATTTAATGGAAGATAGATCTGCAGAGGTCAGTTGCTGCAGTGCCTCTTCTGCTTTTGGCCCTTGAAGTGCAAGCTGAACGTAATCATCAGAGACGTCTGTGATGGTGACTTCCCCCTCTTTATGATCCTTAAGCCACTGCACATCCTTCTCACGATTTGCTGCATTAATGACAAGAAGATAGTGGTCTGTCGCTAACATGTAAACAATTAGATCGTCCACTGTGCCTCCATCTTCATAGCACATAATCGTATATTGTGCTTTTCCCGGTTCAAGCTTTGACAAGTCGTTAGTTAACATCCCTTGTAAGTAATCAAGACTGTCTTTTCCCTTTATAATGACCTCTCCCATATGGGAAACATCAAAAAGCCCTGCATTTGTTCGGGTCGCTTCGTGCTCGTCCTTAATGCTGGTAAATTGGACGGGCAAATCCCATCCTCCAAAGTCAATCGTTTTAGCTCCTAACCTCTTATACTCAGAAAAAAGGGGTGTGCGCTTCAATTCAGTCATCCTATCACTCCTATAAGATCTAATTAAGCATTAAAAAAAGAGACTCTACCGCTTTACCGGGAGTCTCTGTCCGTTTCACCAGAAAGTTTGGCGTTTTTAAAAACGTACGAAGACGTCTTCAATCCGCTTGCTTCTTGGGTGGTTTACCTATCGTAAACACTCTCCAGAGGTGCGTCCTACAAAGGTCTTTTTGCCTGAGAGATTCGCAATCATTTCGATTACTTGCTCCTTCGGCGCCACAAAAGTAGTCTCTCCCTTTGCAATCATCCGCTACTAGTATTTTCTTAGATTAATTTGGGCATACTAACCTGTAAAGCTATGCGACAAACTCTCTTAAATTTCTGCTTCATTATACCATAGCGTACCATAAGAGCGAATGCCGATTTCAAATTTATATGAATTCTTTTTTATTATTACGTACAGGAGTTGATCAGATGGTTGAGACACATTACGATCGAGACTATATACAATCTTTATCAGAGAACCTTGCTCAACCCGATTCCCTTTGTTCATGGAACGAGTTTAAACTTGGCTACAAAGCTTTAGAAAACCGGTCGATCCCAGAGTTTAATGGATTGCTATCAACTAAACACCTCCCCCATGTTGATTTTCTGAATCATCAGATCGATGCATGTGAGAAGGTCGTCCACGAAATGAATGGACGGGCTATCCTTGCTGACGAGGTCGGTCTTGGAAAAACATTGGAGGCAGGCCTTATTTTAAAGGAATATATGATTCGGGTATGGCAAAGAAGGTCCTCATTTTAACTCCCGCCTCCCTCGTGAACCAATGGATCCAGGAATTGCAAGATAAATTCTATATTCAGGCCTATTCTCCTCGAAAAAAACTTGCAGCCTGGCAGGACTGGGATATTACAGTAACATCGATCGATATGGCGAAAAGAGAAGCTCACAAGGAAGAAATTTTGTCGATCCCTTATGACTTGATTATTATTGACGAGGCCCACAAATTAAAAAATCACCAAACTAAAAATTATCAATTTGTCAAGCAATTAAAAAAAACGTACTGTTTATTACTAACAGCTACACCTATCCAAAATAATTTGAGTGATTTATTTAATCTAGTTTCAATCTTAAAACCCGGTTACCTTGGTGATTTAACCACTTTTAAAAAGAAATACCGTAAAACGTCCCTTGAACATTCCGAGACACATGAGCATATCCACTCCTTACTGAGTAAACTGATGATCCGTAACCGCAGGAAGGACACCGGGCTTGATTCATCAAAACGTCACGTCACAAATATCCGTCTTACTTTTACCGATGAAGAGAAAGAAATGTACGAAGAGCTCGCAGCGTTAAAATCCAATTCTCCTTCTTTTACATGGTTGACGTTAGCAAAAGAACTTTGTTCAACAAGAGAAGCTTGTTATATGTCATTACAATCCATGCAAAATAAACAAGACGGCAAATCTACCATGTTGGCAGAACTGATCGACCGTTTAGGAACACTTCCCCACCATGTTAAAGCAAAGCGAGTCGTTGAAATCATGGATAAGTCTAATGAAAAATTCATTATTTTCACAGAATATCGGGCCAGCCAATTTTATTTGCAATGGTATCTGCAACAGCACGGAATTACTTCCGTTCCTTTTAGTGGAAAGTTTAATAAGAGTAAACGTGACTGGATGAAACATCTTTTTAAAACAAAGGCACAAGTTATGGTAGCAACTGAAGCCGGTGCTGAAGGCATTAACCTGCAGTTTTGCAACAATATGATCAACTATGACTTACCCTGGAATCCAATGCGTCTCGAACAGCGGATCGGCAGAATACATCGATTCGGTCAGGAGAAAGATGTCCATATTTATAATTTTGCGATTGAAAACACAATTGAAGATCAAATATTGAATCTTCTATATGAAAAAATTGAGATGTTTAAACATGCTGTTGGCGATTTGGACCATATTTTAGAACACATTCCCGGCGGCAGCTTCGACGACCAAATTCAGATGATTATGAAGCAGTCAGATAGTCAAGGGGAAATGAATATTAAATTAAATAACCTTGTCAGCTATGTGGAATATACCGTAAATGAGCGGAGGGAATTAAGTTGACGACTAGTATGTATTATCAGTTTGCTAAGGACTTTTTCACAACCCATGGGTGTATCATTACCGAAGAAGGCAACCAGTCCATGCATGTAAAACTCACAAATGACATGGATGAAGCGCTTATGAATCGCCCATTTTATTGGCATTATATGAAAAAGATGGACCGGGTAGGAGAAGCAATGAGCCTAACTTTCACAGACGGAATTATGGAGGAAGATAGTGGGATACATCTACACGCAGGAACACCAAAGCTCCACCAAATGTACCAATTAGCTATTGAACGTTCCTACTCTACGAGGCTTTATGAATATCTTCCTTCCCTGACAGTAAATAAAGCCCTGCATCCGTGGTTGATACTAAATATAAAAGTGACCTACCGAGGGAAGCAAACGCGTGACGAGGTTCTCTCTATTGGGTTAAATCTAATTAACGGAGCTCTGATTACAAAAATGATGGACAAAATTTGGGAATTTGATTTTCGCTCCACGGTATCGGATTTTAGTTTCCCAATGACACCTATCGTACGCACCGAAAGCGGCTACCATCGCATTATTCGTTATGTAAATGAACGCCTTGATTCTTTAGACGATCAATGGGAAGTGCAATCTTTACATCAGCTAAAAGATGAAAAAGATTTACTACATCGTTTTTTCACATCTGATGACGTCGACGAAGAATATTATGAAAAAGAACTGGAGCAGATTGATGTTAGATATAAACCACGAATTTCAATCCAAATTGCAAATGGCGGATTATTTTATTTATCACAGGAAACTAGTCAACAATTATTTTTGCAATGAAAAAAGGGCAGGTGCCTTGTCATCATGGGATGTTTGACTTGGAACGAAATCAAGGGAGTTCGATAAAAAAGACACCTCCTGTTCCAACATCGAACTGACTTTCTGGAGAGAGAAATAAACTACAGGTTGACCTAGACTTGAAATCGTATTTGACGAGTTCGTATACCAAAATAAAAGAGACCCATGCCCTGAGTCTCTTTTTAACTATGTTTCTGCCACTTCCGTTTCATTACTTTCAAAGCGAAAGGTAGGATTCCAAACCAATATGAGGAACTTCTTTTAGAGGGCCTCTCCACCCTTCTATCAAGCTTTTCTTGTTTAGACATATGCATATACTTAAGCGTTTCTTCGGTAAGAAACTGAACATACTCATTTTTCTTCATAAAGGGATCCCTTCTTTACGATTGATTACCTATTAGTATGTCCAAAATCGTTTTTCTTTAGACAAAGAAGAATCTCCTCTACAATCATTGCAGGATCCTTATCGTCAACCAGTATCCTTCCTATGGCGACTTTTTCATATAAGGGTTTGCGCTCATTAAATCGCTTTTGTTTTTCATTTGAATCGCCGCTCCAAAGCGGACGGTTTCCACTTTGGGCTAGCCTGTCTTGAATCGTTTTGAAAGAAGCCTCTAGGTAAATAACAAAATGGTCAGTTAAAGCTTGTCGATTCTCAGCTGATAAAACAACACCTCCTCCTGTCGATACAATTAATTCACCTTCCAACTCCTTAAGTAACTGGGATTCTTTTGCACGAAAAAATGTCTCTCCATGGTTTGTAAATACTTCTGGGATCGTCATCCCCTCACGTCTTTCAATCTCTTCATCCATCTCTATATATGTACACTGCAAAACTTCACTCAAACGTTTCGCTATTGTTGACTTACCGCTCCCCATATAGCCAATTAAAAAAATCATGTCATGCCCCTAATTTTTTTCAGAAAAAAGAAGGATTTACAGAGAAAGTGTCGAAAGGTATAAAGGCTGATATTTGAAATGAGGTGATAATATAACGTGAGCCAGATTGCTAAGTATGCCCAAGACCTTTTAGTTTCTGCGATTCAACAAACAGCGTCCGACATCCACTTTTCTCCCTACACTGAAAAGACCGATATCCACTTCCGTATTCATGGACAACGGATCTTCCATTCCTCTTTACCCATTCCATCATACCAAAAACTACTTGCTTATTTTAAGTTTATTTCCGGCATGGATATCGGTGAAGTGACGAAACCGCAAAACGGTACCATTGAACATCGTCTGAATCAATCCCTGTTTAACCTTCGCTTGTCCACTCTCCCCATTATTGGCTGTGAGAGCCTAGCGATCCGTATTCTTTCTCCTGACGACCAACTACAGCTAGAACGACTCTTTCTTTTTCCAAACCAACTGAAACAAATTGAAAGATGCCTTACCTATTCAAGCGGAATGATCCTATTCACCGGAGCGACCGGAAGCGGGAAGACCACCACCCTTTATGCGTTACTCCAATCCCTGCTTAAGAAACATTCCTTTCAAGCGATCACGCTCGAAGATCCTATCGAGAAAAACTTGAATAATATTATTCAAGTACAAGTTAACGAGCGTGCTGGGATCACCTATGATGCTGGATTAAAGGCTGCCTTGCGTCACGACCCAGACTTACTCATGGTTGGCGAAATCCGTGATAAAGAAACAGCCCACTTCGCCTTTCGAGCTGCTCTAAGCGGCCATTTGGTAATCAGCACGATCCATGCTAAGGACGCTTATGGGACAATCAGAAGGTTAGAGGAGATGAAAATTAAATCTTCAGATCTTGAACAAACTTTAATCGCCATTGCCGCACAGCAGCTCCTCCCTCTAAAAAGCCATGAATCACTTCCTAGAAGAGCCGCAATAGTTGAGCTTCTGAACGGAGAAACCCTCTATCAAGCGATACAAGGTCACCCCCCTGACTATCAAACCCAATTTCAGTCATTCGCATCCTTAAGGAGAAAAGCCTATGCTCTTGGCTACATTTAAAACCTTTCACCTCCATCACCGACAGCAAGTCCTTCCGCTGGCAAAACAAATATTGTTTTTACGACGTCTCTGCCATTTGCTAGACAAAGGGTTCCCATTACTCGAGTCCCTTAAGATGACTAGCTGGGACCCAATTCTTGCCCTAATCGCAAGCACAATTACTGAACAGCTTAAGGTAGGGCAGCCTATGGATGCAGCTTTTCAACAAGCAAATTTTTCAAAAAGTGTAATATCATTTTTGTATTTTTCACGCATTCATCAAGACCTCCCATCCATGTTCAGGCAATGCGCTGAGCTGTTGCACATTCAAAACGAATACACAAAAAAATTAAAACAGGTAATGAGATACCCTATATTTTTGCTACTCTTTGTGTTCATTGCTTTTGGGGTTATCAAGCGGACCATCTTGCCTAGCTTTCAGTCACTATTTGAAAATGATAGCTCAAAGCCGCTGAGTTTACTCATTTTAAAAGGTGTTGATTATGGCATAACTGGTTTTGGTTACGTGTCCCTTATACTAATTATTCTGCTGTTCGCCTTCAGGCTTTATTTACCTAAGCTTTCCATTGAACAAACGTTATCCATCTACGAAAGAACCCCCGTCATCAAAGGGTATCAAACATTTACCATCAGTTTCCTATTCGCTACCCATTTAAGTTCTCTCCTTCGAGCTGGTCTTTCCCTTAAACAGGCCCTAGAAATGATGGCCGAACAAACAAAATATAATGTTCTTACCCACTACGCAAAAACAATTTTAGAAAAGCTTAATGAAGGGGCCCTGCTTGGTCAATCTCTTCATTCATGTACCCTGCTCAGAGGGGAACTGACAGCCATATTTCATCACACCAATGACCTTGACACATTAAGCCTTGAGCTGCATGTTCTGTCTGAATTACTCATTGATCAATTGAAAGAAAAATTAACACGTGCGATCCAACTTATACAACCGATATTTTTTATAGGGATCGCGGGTGTTGTCGTTCTGATTTATGCTTCCATCATGCTGCCGATGTATCAGTGGATGGATCAAATATGAAAGGAGCAAGCCATTGAACAATCAAAAAGGGTTCACACTCATTGAAATGCTAATCGTGCTTTTAATCATTTCCGTATTACTAATTATAACAATACCCAATCTAACCGAGAATAATGAAACCATCCGCTCTAAAGGTTGTGAGGCACTTACCTTAACAGCCGAAGCGCAAGTAGAAGCTTATAAAATTGAAAATGGAACATTCCCTGCTTCACTCGATGCCCTGGTAGCCGGAAACTTTTTAAAACAAACCAAATGCCCGAATGGAAAAGAGCTTGAGTATAATGCTGCTACGGGTGTGGTCACGGGCCCACCTTCTGAATAAAATGAATAAGAAGCAAGGAGGCTACACCTTTAGTGAGGTAATCATTGTGCTCGTTGCATTATCTGTGCTATTAGCGATAGCTGCTCCATTGAATAGTGAGGTAGTTAGCTCTGTTAAAATTACCCACTATATCGAACAACTTGAGAATGACATTCTGCTAGCACAGCAACTATCCATGCAGCACGAAAGTCACTACTGGATTATGATACGTCCAGAAAACAATGACTACTATCTATACGACTATTCAAGCAGAAAAAGTGTGTTTCACCGTAAACTGCCAGAGAAGTGGTCGATTCGTCTCACCACACTTCAATCACCTATTCGCTTTAATACGAGCGGTACGATTCAAAATCCTGGAACAATGGTCTTGAAAACCCCAGAATCCAGCTATAAGATAACCTTTCCATTTGGAAAAAGCAGGGTGACGATTCATGAACAATAAAGGATTTACTATAGTTGAAGTCATATGTGCCTTCGGATTATTAATAATGATTTCAACAGCTATACTTCCACTGTTAACCGAATTAAGAACTTCCCAAAAGGCACTGGCAGATGAACGTATCATAACTACTCAGTTACAAAGCGAGCTGCTTCAGTATAAAAATGAGACTCCTGACAAGTTTCCATTTATAAATAAATATGAATTGATGACGATCACCTTCAATCAACTAGATACTTACGTTGAAGCTTGCGCTACGTGGGAGACTCGTCATAACAACAAGGAGCTATGCTTATATGCTAGCTATAAACAGTAAAGGCTTCACCTTAGTTGAAACGTTATTCTGTCTAACCTTACTTTCTATAATGTTAACGATAAGCATCCCTTTACTAAAGCTTATTGAAAGCCCCGCTTACTCTCATGAGCTGTCAGCCATTCAATTTTTCACCTTCGTCGAAGAAGAAATAAATACATCTACAAAGGTGAAGCTCCTCCAGAATGAGTTATTTATCACGGATACAATGGGACGTATTATACGCATTTCAAAATATGGAGATTCAGTAAGAAGACAGGTAAATGATACCGGTCACGAACTGCTTATTACAAACATTCAAGCGATCACATTCAATCTGAAAGAGGGTAATGATATTCTTACTGTTCATCTTACCCTTAAGGAAGGCACAGCCTATGATAAAACGATTTATATCCCCTCTTAACAACGAAAAAGGTATCATCTTTCCGTGGGTTTATACAATGGGTAGTTTACTTATTCTTACATGTCTGTTCACTGCTCAAGAATATAAAAATCAACTCATATCAACAAAAGTTGTAACTGAATACCATCAACTTCAAAGCCTTTTCCACTACAGTCATGATCAACTCCTATTAAAACTGAATGAACACACTGCGGCGAATGAAATAGTCAATGATCATTTCACTCTTCCACTAGGAGAAGCCTTCGTACAATGTAATCCAGAAGGGGATGGTTACTCATGTACATGGCAATTATCCCTGAATGGAGGTGCTGTTAAACATATCACCCGTTCTTATCGTATAGATGCACATAAAACACGATGAAAAAGTGCGGCTGCCATCCAAGCAGCCGCACTTTTTTTACTGCATTCATGTATATTCTTCTTGGATTCTCCACAAAACTAATAACGATATCTGTTCATCATATTTCAATCAAGTTTACGAAGGTCTTCAACATTGTAACCCAATGATTAACCTTTCACCGTTTCTTTCTTACTAGTGGTCGGCGTAATTACTTTGGTCTTTTATAAACTAAATCTAAGGGCTCATTTACAGTTAACCTTTTACATCCATCACTGGACTTTGTCAGGAGATCATCACACCTATTTGAGTAAACGATAAAATATGTGTGCAGTGACGAAATCTATGTTGTTCATCAAATTCAATACCCGATTTTTAGTCATGTTTTTGTTTGACGAAAGCCTGGGTAGCTATGGAACTTTAATGAGTACACCTTATGATGAGTGTTCTGCTGTTGACAAGATTCATTTACAATCTTAGATAGGTCGTTTATAATATTAATGATAGTTTAACGATGAAGATGAAAAAGGAGGGGGAAGAAGCATGGATCGCATGTTTCGAGTGATGGCGTTTTGGACTGGGATTTTCACTGTCATGTTTTATACTGGCGACATGATGGAAGCTGCACTATTATCTCTTGTTCAAACTGCCTTTTTCCTTGCAATTGGCTACCTTAAACTGTCTGAGCGTATGTATATTTACATATTTTTCTCATACTTGACAGTGTTTATGATTGGATTTACTTATTATTCATCATTCATTCTTGTACCATCTTTCGGTGGTCACTAAAAAAGTCCTGTTATCCTAATTGGATAACAGGACTTTTTTTTCCTGG comes from the Halobacillus shinanisalinarum genome and includes:
- the comGA gene encoding competence type IV pilus ATPase ComGA, giving the protein MSQIAKYAQDLLVSAIQQTASDIHFSPYTEKTDIHFRIHGQRIFHSSLPIPSYQKLLAYFKFISGMDIGEVTKPQNGTIEHRLNQSLFNLRLSTLPIIGCESLAIRILSPDDQLQLERLFLFPNQLKQIERCLTYSSGMILFTGATGSGKTTTLYALLQSLLKKHSFQAITLEDPIEKNLNNIIQVQVNERAGITYDAGLKAALRHDPDLLMVGEIRDKETAHFAFRAALSGHLVISTIHAKDAYGTIRRLEEMKIKSSDLEQTLIAIAAQQLLPLKSHESLPRRAAIVELLNGETLYQAIQGHPPDYQTQFQSFASLRRKAYALGYI
- a CDS encoding competence type IV pilus minor pilin ComGF, translated to MLAINSKGFTLVETLFCLTLLSIMLTISIPLLKLIESPAYSHELSAIQFFTFVEEEINTSTKVKLLQNELFITDTMGRIIRISKYGDSVRRQVNDTGHELLITNIQAITFNLKEGNDILTVHLTLKEGTAYDKTIYIPS
- the comGC gene encoding competence type IV pilus major pilin ComGC — protein: MNNQKGFTLIEMLIVLLIISVLLIITIPNLTENNETIRSKGCEALTLTAEAQVEAYKIENGTFPASLDALVAGNFLKQTKCPNGKELEYNAATGVVTGPPSE
- a CDS encoding prepilin-type N-terminal cleavage/methylation domain-containing protein translates to MLLRVWSRAHLLNKMNKKQGGYTFSEVIIVLVALSVLLAIAAPLNSEVVSSVKITHYIEQLENDILLAQQLSMQHESHYWIMIRPENNDYYLYDYSSRKSVFHRKLPEKWSIRLTTLQSPIRFNTSGTIQNPGTMVLKTPESSYKITFPFGKSRVTIHEQ
- a CDS encoding type II secretion system protein, producing the protein MNNKGFTIVEVICAFGLLIMISTAILPLLTELRTSQKALADERIITTQLQSELLQYKNETPDKFPFINKYELMTITFNQLDTYVEACATWETRHNNKELCLYASYKQ
- the comGB gene encoding competence type IV pilus assembly protein ComGB; its protein translation is MLLATFKTFHLHHRQQVLPLAKQILFLRRLCHLLDKGFPLLESLKMTSWDPILALIASTITEQLKVGQPMDAAFQQANFSKSVISFLYFSRIHQDLPSMFRQCAELLHIQNEYTKKLKQVMRYPIFLLLFVFIAFGVIKRTILPSFQSLFENDSSKPLSLLILKGVDYGITGFGYVSLILIILLFAFRLYLPKLSIEQTLSIYERTPVIKGYQTFTISFLFATHLSSLLRAGLSLKQALEMMAEQTKYNVLTHYAKTILEKLNEGALLGQSLHSCTLLRGELTAIFHHTNDLDTLSLELHVLSELLIDQLKEKLTRAIQLIQPIFFIGIAGVVVLIYASIMLPMYQWMDQI
- a CDS encoding DUF2626 domain-containing protein, translating into MDRMFRVMAFWTGIFTVMFYTGDMMEAALLSLVQTAFFLAIGYLKLSERMYIYIFFSYLTVFMIGFTYYSSFILVPSFGGH